One stretch of Hymenobacter chitinivorans DSM 11115 DNA includes these proteins:
- a CDS encoding Bax inhibitor-1/YccA family protein translates to MEEFNPENQPEQPQVIIPAEEATQIQVRFMTQVYGWMAGALALTGGVAMLVGASPEIQELVFGNRLVFFGLIILELFVVGYLSRNLFEMTPNQAVGAFAGYALLNGVTLGIIFMVYTAESIASTFFITAGTFGVMSLYGFVTGTDLSRWGNLLFMALIGLVIASVVNIFLASSMLYWITSFIGVALFVALTAYDTQKVKGLAFIGYGDEGADRKAAVWGALTLYLDFVNLFLYLLRFFGRRR, encoded by the coding sequence ATGGAAGAGTTTAACCCCGAAAATCAGCCCGAGCAGCCCCAGGTGATTATTCCGGCCGAGGAGGCCACCCAGATTCAGGTGCGCTTTATGACCCAGGTTTACGGCTGGATGGCCGGCGCCCTGGCCCTAACCGGCGGCGTAGCCATGCTGGTAGGCGCTTCGCCCGAAATTCAGGAGCTGGTATTCGGCAACCGGCTGGTCTTTTTCGGCCTGATTATTCTGGAGCTATTCGTGGTGGGCTATCTGAGCCGCAACCTGTTTGAGATGACGCCCAACCAGGCCGTCGGGGCCTTTGCCGGCTATGCCCTGCTCAACGGCGTCACGCTGGGTATCATCTTCATGGTGTACACGGCCGAGTCCATTGCCTCCACCTTCTTTATCACGGCGGGCACGTTCGGGGTGATGAGCCTCTACGGCTTCGTGACGGGCACCGATTTGAGCCGCTGGGGCAACCTGCTGTTCATGGCCCTCATTGGCCTCGTCATTGCCTCAGTGGTGAATATCTTCCTGGCCAGCTCGATGCTGTACTGGATTACCAGCTTCATCGGCGTCGCGCTGTTTGTGGCCCTCACCGCCTACGACACCCAGAAAGTAAAGGGCCTGGCCTTTATCGGCTACGGCGACGAAGGGGCCGACCGCAAAGCCGCCGTCTGGGGCGCCCTCACGCTCTACCTCGATTTTGTGAATCTGTTCCTGTATCTGCTGCGCTTTTTCGGCCGCCGCCGGTAA
- a CDS encoding M61 family metallopeptidase: MRKSAATFLLALALPFGALAQAPVQYTVAFPNAVHHEAQVTVVFAELPSGPLQVRMARSSPGRYALHEFAKNVYDVKATDSKGKALTVSRPDPYGWDVSGHDGTVRFTYTLFGDRTDGTYAGIDAIHAHLNMPATLAFARGLEQRPAEVKFETPGGWQVATQLRPDPAKGTYYAPHLQYLMDSPTSLGSQKVRSWQEQGRTIELNVLYEGTEAELDDYTAKTKKIVKEAAAVFGGLPEYDFGRYTFVVNYLPQTNSDGMEHRNSTSVTSNRQLRGDDVMNNLGTVSHEYFHSWNVERIRPRDLEPFDFERANMSNSLWFAEGFTQYYGDLIMRRAGVFTDDQYCQYTLSGVVGAMLNSPGAARYSPVQMSQQAPFVDAAAAIDPNNRGNTYLSYYYIGAANALALDLLLRQNHKTTLDAYMRAVWQQHGKEQQNYAPAKPYTLPDLQRILGEVSRDTAFAGQFFRQHILGHELPKFDELLAPAGLTVRRARAGQASLVSRLSFNPADSTASLGSTLVGSPLYQAGLDREDVLRKIDGQRLSSAKAVQELLAAHKPGDVVPVEYRTRGGIRTTQVTLAEDPTLEVVTNETAKKPVTKAMKKFRDDWLSSKAK; encoded by the coding sequence ATGCGGAAATCCGCCGCCACTTTTCTTCTCGCCCTGGCCCTCCCCTTCGGAGCCCTGGCCCAGGCCCCCGTGCAGTACACCGTGGCCTTTCCCAACGCCGTGCACCACGAAGCCCAGGTTACCGTCGTCTTTGCGGAGCTGCCCAGCGGGCCGCTGCAGGTGCGCATGGCCCGCAGCTCGCCCGGCCGCTACGCCCTGCACGAATTCGCCAAAAACGTGTACGACGTGAAGGCTACCGACTCGAAAGGCAAAGCCCTGACCGTGAGCCGGCCCGACCCCTACGGCTGGGACGTGAGCGGGCACGACGGCACCGTGCGCTTTACCTACACCCTGTTTGGCGACCGGACCGACGGCACCTACGCCGGCATCGACGCCATCCACGCCCACCTGAACATGCCCGCTACCCTGGCTTTTGCCCGCGGCCTGGAGCAGCGCCCGGCCGAGGTGAAGTTTGAGACGCCCGGCGGCTGGCAGGTGGCCACCCAGCTGCGCCCCGACCCGGCCAAGGGTACGTACTACGCCCCCCACCTGCAATACCTGATGGATAGCCCGACTTCCCTGGGCTCCCAAAAAGTGCGCTCCTGGCAAGAGCAGGGCCGTACCATTGAGCTGAACGTGCTCTATGAAGGCACCGAGGCCGAGCTGGACGACTACACGGCCAAAACCAAGAAGATTGTGAAGGAGGCCGCCGCCGTTTTCGGAGGCCTGCCCGAGTATGATTTCGGCCGCTACACCTTCGTGGTCAACTACCTGCCCCAGACCAACTCCGACGGCATGGAGCACCGCAACTCGACGTCGGTGACCAGCAACCGGCAGCTGCGCGGCGACGACGTGATGAACAACCTGGGCACCGTGTCGCACGAGTATTTCCATAGCTGGAATGTGGAGCGCATCCGCCCCCGCGACCTGGAGCCCTTCGACTTTGAGCGCGCCAACATGAGCAACTCGCTTTGGTTTGCCGAGGGCTTCACCCAGTACTACGGCGACCTGATCATGCGCCGGGCCGGGGTGTTTACCGACGACCAGTACTGCCAGTACACCCTCAGCGGCGTGGTAGGCGCCATGCTCAACTCCCCGGGCGCGGCCCGCTACTCGCCGGTGCAGATGAGCCAGCAGGCCCCTTTCGTGGATGCCGCCGCCGCCATTGACCCCAACAACCGCGGCAACACCTACCTGTCGTACTACTACATCGGCGCGGCCAACGCCCTGGCCCTGGACCTGCTGCTGCGTCAGAATCACAAGACCACGCTCGACGCCTACATGCGGGCCGTGTGGCAGCAGCACGGCAAGGAGCAGCAGAACTACGCCCCGGCCAAGCCCTACACCCTGCCCGATTTGCAGCGAATTTTGGGCGAAGTAAGCCGGGACACGGCTTTTGCCGGGCAGTTTTTCCGCCAGCATATTCTGGGTCATGAGCTGCCCAAGTTCGACGAGCTACTGGCCCCGGCCGGCCTCACCGTGCGCCGCGCCCGGGCCGGGCAGGCCAGCTTGGTGAGTCGCCTGAGCTTTAACCCCGCCGACAGCACCGCCAGCCTCGGCAGCACCTTGGTGGGCAGCCCGCTCTACCAGGCCGGCCTCGACCGGGAAGACGTACTGCGCAAGATTGACGGGCAGCGCCTGAGCAGCGCCAAAGCCGTGCAGGAACTGCTGGCCGCCCACAAGCCCGGCGACGTGGTGCCGGTGGAGTACCGCACCCGCGGCGGCATTCGCACCACCCAGGTCACGCTGGCCGAAGACCCCACGCTGGAAGTTGTGACCAACGAAACGGCCAAAAAGCCGGTGACCAAGGCCATGAAGAAATTCCGGGACGACTGGCTCAGCAGCAAGGCGAAGTAA
- a CDS encoding class I SAM-dependent methyltransferase, which translates to MSSVDAGFDRVAPFYDPLARLVFGDALRRAQQAALAGLPPGRPRVLIIGGGSGWVLGEVLQRRPDARVLYLEASALMLAKSRATLLQAAPEHAGQVEFRLGTEHDLRPDESFDAIITFFFLDLFEPRRLQAILDALNQARRPGAPWLLADFRPAQTLWQRLLLQTMYRFFRLTTGISGRAMPDLHPALRCLGLVVQQQHVFFRGLVEATVFG; encoded by the coding sequence ATGTCTTCCGTTGATGCCGGTTTCGACCGGGTTGCCCCATTTTACGACCCTTTAGCCCGCCTCGTGTTTGGCGACGCCCTGCGGCGCGCCCAGCAGGCGGCCCTGGCCGGCCTGCCCCCGGGCCGGCCCCGGGTGCTGATTATTGGCGGAGGCTCGGGCTGGGTGCTGGGCGAAGTGCTGCAGCGCCGCCCCGACGCCCGGGTGCTCTACCTGGAAGCCTCGGCCCTGATGCTGGCCAAGTCACGGGCGACGCTGCTGCAAGCCGCGCCCGAGCACGCCGGGCAGGTGGAATTCCGGCTGGGCACCGAGCACGACCTACGCCCCGACGAGTCGTTTGACGCCATCATCACCTTCTTCTTTCTCGACCTGTTTGAGCCGCGCCGCCTGCAGGCCATCCTGGACGCCCTGAACCAGGCTCGGCGGCCGGGCGCCCCTTGGCTGCTGGCCGACTTTCGGCCCGCCCAGACGCTCTGGCAGCGCCTGCTGCTACAGACCATGTACCGTTTTTTCCGGCTCACGACCGGTATCAGCGGCCGCGCAATGCCCGATTTGCATCCCGCGTTGCGTTGTCTGGGCCTGGTGGTGCAGCAGCAGCACGTGTTTTTTCGGGGGCTGGTCGAGGCCACCGTGTTTGGGTGA
- a CDS encoding phosphatase PAP2 family protein, protein MTNYFRRIGAGFMLFAAEFAVTLGLGALGIVGFLALGRQVLDQDAAGFDARAFHWARHLLGANESGWVEKITFLASRNFITAVALLLIGYFLFVRRHRWYTLLVPVVALGSITLNLVLKTTYHRPRPLLPLVSASGLSFPSGHAMISASFYGLLIYLVLTHVRRQKVLRLVLIAGLAGLILLIGLTRVYLRVHYASDVLAGFTAGLVWLLIAIPLLQYIEKSVKKRFKYAPQLAEKQPE, encoded by the coding sequence ATGACCAACTACTTTCGCCGAATCGGGGCGGGCTTTATGTTATTTGCGGCGGAATTTGCCGTAACCCTGGGGCTGGGAGCCTTAGGCATCGTGGGTTTTCTGGCCCTGGGGCGGCAGGTGCTGGATCAGGATGCAGCTGGGTTCGACGCGCGGGCCTTCCACTGGGCCCGGCACCTACTCGGAGCCAATGAGAGCGGCTGGGTCGAAAAAATAACGTTTCTGGCATCGCGCAACTTCATTACGGCCGTGGCATTGCTGCTCATTGGCTATTTCCTGTTTGTGCGGCGGCACCGCTGGTACACACTGCTGGTGCCGGTGGTGGCCCTGGGCAGCATCACGCTGAACTTGGTGCTCAAAACCACCTACCACCGGCCCCGGCCCCTGCTGCCGTTGGTATCGGCTTCCGGGCTGAGCTTCCCGAGCGGACACGCCATGATCAGCGCCTCGTTTTACGGGTTGTTGATTTACTTAGTACTGACACACGTGCGCCGCCAAAAAGTTCTGCGCCTGGTCCTGATTGCCGGCCTGGCCGGTCTGATTCTGCTCATCGGCCTCACCCGCGTCTACCTGCGGGTGCACTACGCTTCCGACGTGCTGGCGGGCTTCACGGCCGGCCTGGTCTGGCTGCTAATTGCTATTCCGCTGCTGCAGTACATCGAGAAATCGGTAAAAAAACGATTTAAATACGCGCCGCAATTGGCTGAAAAACAGCCTGAATAG
- a CDS encoding phosphatase PAP2 family protein, with product MNKLLTRLLTLFTFLVLEVGVLLLVFLSSLAAFFYLTRVVFVQHSTELDQWGFAHMDQLRAAAPGLTPWVIGVTFFGSAPFLVAAGLLIPAALAWQKKKREALEVFWAVAGAAILNQLFKTHFHRLRPDTALFPQLGLSFPSGHAMIGTALYGCLAWLLWRHRRHPLWAVALLLWAVLIGGTRIYLHVHYTTDVLAGFVAGLAWLMLLRSGLHLWWKS from the coding sequence ATGAATAAACTTCTTACGCGCCTGCTCACGCTCTTCACGTTTCTGGTGCTGGAAGTGGGCGTGCTGCTGCTGGTATTTCTGAGCTCATTGGCCGCCTTTTTTTACCTGACCCGGGTAGTATTCGTGCAGCACTCTACTGAGCTCGACCAGTGGGGGTTTGCCCACATGGACCAATTGCGGGCCGCCGCGCCCGGCCTCACGCCCTGGGTTATCGGCGTCACCTTTTTCGGCTCCGCGCCCTTTCTGGTAGCCGCCGGCCTGCTGATTCCGGCCGCGCTGGCCTGGCAAAAAAAGAAGCGGGAAGCCCTGGAGGTGTTTTGGGCCGTGGCGGGGGCGGCCATTCTCAACCAGCTCTTCAAAACCCACTTTCACCGCCTGCGCCCCGATACGGCCCTGTTTCCGCAGCTGGGCCTGAGCTTTCCCAGCGGCCACGCCATGATTGGCACGGCCCTCTACGGCTGCCTGGCCTGGCTGCTTTGGCGCCACCGCCGCCACCCACTCTGGGCCGTAGCCCTGCTGCTTTGGGCCGTACTCATCGGCGGCACCCGCATCTACCTGCACGTACACTACACCACCGACGTACTGGCCGGCTTCGTGGCCGGCCTGGCCTGGCTCATGCTCCTGCGCTCGGGCCTGCACCTGTGGTGGAAAAGTTGA
- a CDS encoding GAF domain-containing protein, which produces MLREPTARPIIAPSLAFPFKTTLSLEPIISYWQARENDPNPGVALLARSIGEQVAAAPWCRGPITDLSVLDCSCDLVETLLMAVFPPASFLSDISGAVAPFQRLSFYHTPKFAEVLLNANKTVKQPLNFDPRTMDIYMARMVYQLILDKVYGVDLPLQGTIIFTVPDYNIGSYRHYGVGYTSTFVDVRVVGEKPELTPEQIEFLSHNLHRADLWHELLPPERFELEGFNILHLVDVTEQEILSELKYDLLERDVLQASDRLEQIQEKLRVLFGRPFLQLGIAAYDEKKQAFVDFGRKINHSFLTKQLNNQDSGSGFRRIYNQLLQDRQPLVLQNVEQADIPDDLREQILGIGIKSTILALLPYGDDTVGLLELGSPNVGDLDEFCIEKVQQFVPLFAVAVKRNSEEIQTRVQAIIKEKFTAIHPTMEWRFTDAALNLLNKLEDGNKNAEMEAIVFHDVYPLHGASDIRGSSTARNEAIQGDLIEHLTLANKVLKKASEFQQLPILDELKFYVNKNLRRLRQGILTGDEVSIFESLKTEVEPLFEYLSNNTPELRPVIAQYWSNIDPELGILYKRRKDFEQSVTLLNDTVSDYLDEEEAKAQQMFPHYFQRFKTDGVEHNIYVGGSLVENKPFDLVFLKNLRLWQLLVTVEITRRTAALKPKLAVPLDTTQLILIHGQPLSIRFRQDERQFDVDGAYNIRYEIIKKRVDKATVLGTGERLTQPGKIALVYAQLREAAEYMEYIDYLQDRGLLEPEVEELELEELQGVKGLLALRVTVKL; this is translated from the coding sequence ATGTTACGAGAACCTACTGCCCGCCCAATTATAGCTCCTTCCCTGGCTTTTCCCTTCAAGACGACGCTTAGTCTGGAGCCGATTATTAGCTATTGGCAGGCCCGCGAAAATGACCCCAACCCCGGCGTGGCCCTGCTGGCCCGCTCCATCGGGGAGCAAGTGGCCGCCGCGCCCTGGTGCCGCGGCCCGATTACCGACCTGAGCGTGCTCGACTGCAGCTGCGACCTGGTCGAGACCCTGCTGATGGCCGTGTTTCCGCCGGCTTCCTTCCTCTCCGACATCAGCGGGGCCGTAGCGCCGTTTCAGCGCCTGAGCTTCTACCACACGCCCAAGTTTGCCGAGGTTCTGCTCAACGCCAACAAGACCGTTAAGCAGCCGCTGAACTTCGACCCGCGGACCATGGATATCTACATGGCCCGCATGGTGTACCAATTGATTCTGGACAAAGTATACGGCGTGGATTTGCCTCTGCAGGGCACCATCATCTTCACCGTGCCCGACTACAACATCGGCTCCTACCGCCACTACGGCGTGGGCTATACCTCCACGTTTGTGGATGTGCGCGTGGTGGGCGAAAAGCCGGAGCTGACGCCCGAGCAGATTGAGTTTCTGAGCCACAACCTGCACCGCGCCGACCTTTGGCACGAGCTGCTGCCGCCCGAGCGGTTTGAACTCGAAGGCTTTAACATCCTGCACCTGGTGGACGTGACCGAGCAGGAAATTCTCTCCGAGCTCAAGTACGACCTGCTGGAGCGCGACGTGCTGCAAGCCTCCGACCGGCTCGAGCAGATTCAGGAAAAGCTGCGGGTGCTCTTCGGCCGGCCGTTTCTGCAGCTGGGCATTGCCGCCTACGACGAGAAAAAGCAGGCTTTCGTGGACTTTGGCCGCAAAATCAACCACAGCTTCCTGACCAAGCAGCTCAACAACCAGGATTCGGGCTCGGGCTTCCGCCGCATCTACAACCAGCTCTTGCAGGACCGCCAGCCCCTGGTACTGCAAAACGTGGAGCAGGCCGATATTCCCGACGACTTGCGGGAGCAAATTCTGGGCATCGGCATCAAAAGCACGATTCTGGCCCTGCTGCCCTACGGCGACGATACGGTGGGCCTTCTGGAGCTGGGCTCGCCCAACGTGGGTGACCTGGACGAGTTCTGCATCGAGAAAGTGCAGCAGTTTGTGCCCTTGTTTGCGGTGGCCGTTAAGCGCAACTCCGAGGAAATCCAGACCCGGGTGCAGGCTATTATCAAGGAGAAATTCACGGCCATTCATCCCACCATGGAATGGCGCTTTACCGATGCGGCCCTGAACCTGCTCAACAAGCTGGAGGATGGCAACAAAAACGCCGAAATGGAGGCCATTGTCTTCCACGACGTGTACCCGCTGCACGGCGCCAGCGACATTCGGGGCAGCAGCACGGCCCGCAACGAAGCCATCCAGGGCGACCTTATCGAGCACCTGACCCTGGCCAACAAGGTGCTCAAGAAAGCCTCCGAGTTTCAGCAGCTCCCCATTCTGGACGAACTCAAGTTCTACGTCAACAAGAACCTGCGCCGCCTGCGCCAGGGCATCCTGACCGGCGACGAGGTGAGCATCTTCGAGTCGCTGAAGACGGAAGTAGAGCCCCTGTTTGAGTACCTGAGCAACAACACGCCCGAGCTGCGGCCCGTCATTGCCCAGTACTGGAGCAATATCGACCCCGAGCTGGGCATCCTCTACAAGCGCCGCAAGGACTTCGAGCAGAGCGTGACCCTGCTCAACGACACCGTCAGCGACTACCTCGACGAGGAAGAAGCCAAGGCCCAGCAGATGTTTCCGCACTACTTCCAGCGTTTCAAAACCGACGGCGTGGAGCACAACATCTACGTGGGCGGCTCCCTGGTCGAGAACAAGCCGTTTGACTTGGTTTTCCTGAAAAACCTGCGGCTGTGGCAGCTGCTGGTGACGGTGGAAATAACCCGCCGCACGGCGGCCCTCAAGCCCAAGCTGGCCGTCCCGCTCGACACCACCCAGCTGATCCTGATTCACGGCCAGCCCCTGAGCATCCGCTTCCGCCAGGATGAGCGCCAGTTCGACGTGGACGGGGCCTACAACATCCGCTACGAAATCATCAAGAAGCGCGTGGATAAGGCCACCGTGCTCGGTACCGGCGAACGGCTCACCCAGCCCGGCAAAATTGCCCTCGTCTACGCTCAGCTCCGCGAAGCGGCCGAATACATGGAGTACATCGACTACCTCCAGGACCGCGGCCTGCTCGAACCCGAAGTAGAAGAGCTGGAGCTCGAAGAGCTGCAAGGCGTAAAAGGCCTGCTGGCGCTGCGAGTCACGGTGAAACTGTGA